The stretch of DNA CGATCCGGACCCGCGCTACGACCGCGACTATGTCGTGCTGCTGTCCGAATTCACCCCGCTCCACCCGCACGACATCATGCGCAAGCTCAAGGTCGGGGAGCACTACTTCCAGCGTCAGATGCAGACCGCATCCGAAGGCGAGATGCCGGGCGATATGCGGCGGATGTGGGGCCGGATGCGGATGAATCCGCGCGACATCGCGGACGTGACGGCGAACACCTACACCTATCTCGTCAACGGGCACGGGCCCGCCGACAAGCTCGAATTGGCGTTCCGCCCGGGCGAGCGGGTGCGCCTGCGCGTCATCAACGGCTCGGCCATGACTTTCTTCAACGTCCGCATCCCCGGCGTGCCGATGACCGTCATCGCCGCCGACGGGCAGGAGGTGGACGAGGTCGAGGTGGACGAATTCCAGATCGGCGTCGCGGAAACCTACGATGTGATCGTAGCGCCCCCCGCCGGAAGCCACGCGATCGTCGCCGAAAGCATGGATCGGAGCGGCATGGGCGTCGCCAGCCTCACCAGCCACGCCGGCCATATCGCGACCCCGCCGCCGCTGCGCGAAATCCCGACGCTCACCATGACCGACATGGGAATGGGCGGGGGCATGATGGACCACGCCGCGATGGGTCACGACATGGAGGGGATGGAGGGCATGGACCACTCCATGCGCGACACCTCGCTCCTGCCCGCCGACGTCAAGGCGGGGCCGGGCATGGACATGGTCGCGCCCATGCCGTCCGACCGAATGAATTTTCCCGGCCTCGGCCTCGACGAGGTCGAGCACCGCGTCCTGCGCTATACAGACCTCAGGGCGAAGCGGATGAACCCGCACCGCGAGGTCGACCGCGAGATGGAAATCCACCTCACCGGGAACATGGAACGCTATATGTGGTCCTTCGACGGTCGGAAATTCACCGCCGTCACCGATGACCCGATCCGTTTCGGCTATGACGAGCGCGTGCGGGTGAAGCTCGTCAACCAGACCATGATGGCGCACCCGATCCACCTCCACGGCCATTTCTTCGAGCTTGTGAACGGGGCGGACCATATGCACCAGCCCTTGAAGCACACCGTGGTGGTCCAGCCGGGCGGCACGGCGACCTTCGATCTCACCGCCAACGAGCCGGGCGACTGGGCGTTTCACTGCCACCTCCTCTATCATATGCACGCCGGCATGATGCAGGTCGTGACCGTGCGGCCCTTCCCGCAGAACGGGCGGGCGTGATGCGCCTTTTCCTGCTGGTTCCCGCCGCGCTCGTCGCGGCGCCCCTGCACGCACAGGACCATGCCGGCCACGGCGCGCCCCCTGCCGAGACCGCGAGCGAGCTGGACCACTGCGCGATGGGCCACCTGCCGCCCGAACAATGCCCGCCGCAGGACGAAGCCGAGGAAGATCATTCGGCCCACGGCGCGATGGAAGACATGGCCGAGGACGAGAGCGCCATGCCCGGCATGGACCACTCCGCCCACGAAGCCGCGCCCGACAAGTCCGCTCCCGGTGCCGCGAGCGAAACCGCCGTCCCGCCGCGGGCCTTCGAAGGCCCGCGCCACGCCGCCGACGCGGTCTGGGGCGAGGCGGCCATGGCCCCGGCCCGCGCCGCGCTGGCGCGGGACAGCGGCGGATTTCGCACCGGCATGGTGATGATCGAACGGTTCGAAGCGCGCCTTGCCGCCGATGGCGGCGCCGATGCTTTCCTGTGGGACGCCCAGGGCTTTTACGGCGGCGACATCAACCGCTTCGTCATCAAGACCGAAGGCGAGGGCGAGTTCGGCGGCGATCTCGAAAACGCCGAGGCGCAGGCGCTCTACAGCCGGGCGATCGGCCCGTTCTTCGACCTTCAGGCGGGCGTGCGCGTGGACGACGCACCCGACACGCGCGCGCACTTTGTCGCGGGCATACAGGGGCTTGCGCCCTATATGTTCGAGCTCGACGCGGCGCTGTTCCTGTCCACCGAGGGCGACCTCACGGCGCGGATCGAGGCCGAATACGACCAGCGCATCACCCAGCTCCTGATCCTCCAGCCCCGCATCGAGGTCGAGCTTGCCGCGCAGGACATTCCCGAGCGTGCGATCGGCGCAGGCTTCACGAAAATCGAGCCGGGCGTGCGGCTGCGCTACGAATTCCGCCGCGAATTCGCGCCCTATCTCGGCATCGAATACGAAGCGAAGGCCGGGCGCACAGCCGACATCGCGCGCGCCGCGGGGGAGGACCCCGACGGGATCAGGCTCCTCATCGGCCTGAGGACATGGTTCTGACCCGAAAGGGCCACCGTCGAACCTGTATTGACCGCTTGCGAATTATCGTGCCAAGGGGCGAGCGCATTGCGGGTGTAGCTCAATGGTAGAGCAGAAGCTTCCCAAGCTTAAGACGAGGGTTCGATTCCCTTCACCCGCTCCAGCCCCCGCGGCATTTCCCCGCCATCCTCGCCGAGCCGACGCTGCCTAGCCCGCCTGTGCCGCCTCTTCCTTCATGAAGCCGAGGTCGGGTTCGTCGAAATTGCCGATATTGGGCGAAACGAGCGGGATCTCGGCGTCGGACACGCCGAACCACTTTGCCAGCGTTGCCGAATACTGGTCGACCGATGTCGTCGGCAGCAGGCGTCCCTGGCCCACCTGTCCGTCGTCCTCGACCGAGATCGTCGGCGCGGTGCCGTAGAACTGCCCTCCCCGGACCGCTCCGCCGAGCACGAAATGATGCGATCCCCAGCCATGGTCCGAGCCGTCGCCGTTCGAGGACAGCGTGCGCCCGAAATCCGATGCGGTGAAGGTCGTCACCCGGTCCGCGACGCCGATCTCGACCATTGCCCGGTAAAAGGCGTCGAGCGCGAAATCGACACCGGCGAGCAGACCCTCATGCGTGCCGATCAGGCCGTCATGGTTGTCGAAACCGCCCGTGGCGACGAGGAAGACCTGCCGCTTCACGCCCAGCTGGTTGCGGCCCGCGATCAGCCGCGCAACGATCTGGAGTTGCGAGGCGAGGCTGTTGCCGCTGCCGAAATCGGTCGCGAGGTTCACGCCCGAAATCGCGTCGTTGATGAAGCCCGAATACTGGATCGAGCGGGCGTTCATCGTCGCATAATCGGCCGCGAACACGTGGTTGCCCTGGGCCGTGATCAGACTGCGCAGCGCATCGCTCGCCGCCCCGGAGCCATAGAAATTGCGCCCGAGCGCGCCGATCTCGATCGCGCCGGCCGGAGCAATGCCGTAAGGCTGCACCTCGTCGCCTGAAAGGAACACCGCATTGCCGGTCGCATTGATCGCGGTGAACATCGAATTGGTGTTGCTGCTCGCCGCGAGGTCGCCGATCCGCCCGCCCCAGCCCGAGGTCGACCCTTCGGGCCGGCCCGATTGCCACGTCGATTGCTGGTCGTTGTGAGAGAACAGCTTTGCCGGGCGGGGGAAACTGGTGATGTTTTCGCTTTCGAACTGCGCCCTTGTCAGCGGCACGATCAACGGGCCGACATTGAGCAGGGGCGCCATGGCGCCCTGGTCGAAGCGCGATTTGAGCCGCGGCATGGTGGGGGCGAGCGCGAGCTGCATATCGTCGGTCAGGGTCTGCTCTTCGAGCGGGCTGAGCACCTGTCCCGTAAGCGCCGCGCGGTCGATCGCGATGCCTCCATTCGCCGGCAACCCGCCCCGGATCGCGGAATAGCGCGCATAATTGGCGGCATCGAAGGGGATAAGCGTGTTGGCGTGATCGTTCCCGCCAAGCAGGAACACGCAGACCAGCGCCTTGTAGCCGTCGCCGCTCGCAAAGGCCGCCGCGTCGGACAGGCCGGCCAGGCCGAGCGCATAGCCCGATGCCGCCCCCATCATCGCGAGCTGCCCCGATCGCCGCATGAAGGCGCGGCGCGATATTTCCCCGGCCTTGCCGATATGGACCATCCGCCGCTCCTCTACTTCTGCACCAGGTAATCGTTCGAGACCATCACTAGCAGCACCGCGCGGTGGATCTGCGCAAGCTTCGCCGCCTCGCTGCTCGCCGGGCTCACCGGAGTGGCGCCGAGCGCATCGGCAATGGTCGTGCGGGTCGATTGCGACAGCTGCCCGGCGGTGAGCAGCAGGTCGAGGCGGTCGAGCAGGGCATCGATATCGTGCACGATATCGAGTTCCTGGGCGTAGGTCGCCCTGACATCGAACATCCATCCCCCGCGCCCGTCGATCGTGCGCTCCATGAAATTGATGTAGCTGGCAGCCGTCGTCTCGTTGACGATCTGGAATTCGGGCGCGACGAGATCCGCCGCGGCGGCCTGCGAATTCGCGGGCGTGTAGCCGGGGCGGAAGAAATTGAAGACCGACGGCGAGCGAAGCGGCGACTGGCCGAGCCGGTTCGCGCTCTGCGACAGGTTCTGCATCAGCCACGCGCCCGTGTCGCTGCGCGCGCCGAAGGTCCGGCCCCACTGGGCGAAGCGCAGCATGGGCTCGCGCAGCTTGCCGAAGGTCGTGCTGGTGAGCGAGGCGGGCGAAAGCGCCTCGTCGTCGAGCAGCACCGCCTTGAACACGGCCCTGAGGTCGCCGCGAACGCCCGAACCATTGTCGTCGAACGCCTGCGCGACCCGGCGGACGTAATCAGGCGAGGGATTGCTGGTGACGAGGCGCTGGATCATCTGCCGGCCGAAGAACGGCCCGACATTGGGGTGATTGAACAGCGTGTCCATCGCGATCCGCAGCGATTCGGGCGCCCCCGTCCCGGCGGGGATCGTGGTGCCGAGGAAGCGCTTTTCCTCCAGCGAATGCGTGTCGCGGCCGAAGGGAAAGCGGCGCGCCGGGTCGGCCGTCATCGGGGCGCGCAGCAGCCGGGCTTCGGGCACGTCGAGGTCGGGCTGGGACGGCGGGGAGGCGAACTTGATGTCGCCCGAATAATCGTAATTATACCCGGTGAAGACCTTGGCGATCCCGGTCACGTCGTCATTGGTGTAGGTCTCGATCGGCTCGCCCGCGCCATCGGTGCGCACCGTGCCGTCGGCGTTGAGCTCGAACAGCCCGATCGAGAACAGCTGCATGACTTCGCGGGCGTAGTTCTCGTCGGGGACGCGGCCCGTCGTCGGATCGGCTTTCTGGTTGCCGAGCGTGTTGAGGAAGACGCCCATCGCCGCATTGAGCGTGATCGCCTCGATCAGGTCGCGGAAATTGCCGAAGGCGTGGCTCTTGAGGATGTCCCAATAGGCGCCGATCGCGCTGCTCGGCCAGATCGTGATGTTGTTGACCGAGACGACGAAGAATTCGGACAGCGCGAGCGCAATGCGCTTGCGGACCGAATTGCGGCCCGACAGCAGCTGGCTCCAGATCATGTAGTCGGCCGGGTCCGAACGGAAGAACCACTGGTTGTCGTCGACATCCTCGAAGCCCAGGCCCGAGAGGAACTGCTCGGCGGTCTGTTCGATGGACTGGTTTATCTCGCGGTCGAGCCACGCCTCGTAGCCTTCCGAGCGCAGCTCGAGAACGTCGCCGGGGCTCACCGAAAGCCCGGCGTGCAGGGCGAAGCGGGCCGCTTCCTCGTCGGTCTGCGGCTTCAGCACGGTGGGCGGGGCCGCGCCGCCGCCCCCGCCTGCCGAGGCGGAGCCGCCAGGCGATCCCGAACCGCCACCCCCGCAGGCCGCCGTGGCAAGACCGAGCGCGAGCGCGGCCGTGCCGGGCGCGGCGATTCCGGCGGGCTTTGCGGGTTCGTCCTGCGTGTTGGAGGAAGGTTCCGGCGACCCGGCGGGGCCGCTTTCGGCCGCTATGCGCTCTTCGGGCTGTTCCAGCGTGTCGGACACTCGCGCTCCCCCTCCCTGTCGTCGCGCTATCAACGTGAAAGGAACGGGCGGGTCTGTCAAACCCTTCGCCGGGCAAGGTTATTGCAGGGTCGCGCCCTTCGCCGGATCGCCCGCGCGGAAGATCAGGGTTTCGACTTCGGTGCCGCTGCCGATGTTCACCCGGTTCTCCTGCCGCGCCCACACGTCGGTGAGGATCAGCGAGCGCACGGTGAGGCGCGCGCCGGGGCCGGGCGAGGGCGCTTCCTGGTAAATGACGAGGCTGCCCCCGTCGATCTCGCTGCCGAGCAGCGTGAAGGCGACCGGCTCGCCCGCGTGGGTGACGGTGAAGCGTTCCGCGATGTAGCGCACGAATTCGCGGCGGCTGGGGATGTCGCCGATGATGTCGGGCGCGGCGATCCCGCGCCGCTTCAATGCGTGTTCGGCATCGTGGAGCGGCACGCGGTGGACCACTTCGAGCATCCCCGTGCGCGCATTGTGCGAGACGATCGAGATCGCGGTCTTCTGCTGGTGCGCCGATGCCGGCAGCGCCAGCACCAGCGCCGCGAGGAGCGCGAGCAGCCAGCGGATCATTGCGAACCCTGGCTTTCCGCCATCAGGTCGCGGCCCGTGCGCGAGCTTGCCTCGGGCGACTTGAAGGCTTCGACCCGGCTTTCGATGATGCGGCGCGGATAGTAGTTGTTCTCGACGTCCGCATCGGCGGTTTCCCAGT from Erythrobacter sp. encodes:
- a CDS encoding copper resistance system multicopper oxidase; translation: MSKSPRLAAPVSRRGLITSTAALAAAAALPMPGWAKGRSLSRAAQGFGELSGEDIALTIGEHHFMTGGRAGHAVAVNGSVPGPLIRLREGQDVRLHVTNNLSEDSSIHWHGLLLPFQFDGVPGVSFPGIRPGETFTYSFPVRQSGTYWWHSHSGLQEQAGHYGPLVIESADPDPRYDRDYVVLLSEFTPLHPHDIMRKLKVGEHYFQRQMQTASEGEMPGDMRRMWGRMRMNPRDIADVTANTYTYLVNGHGPADKLELAFRPGERVRLRVINGSAMTFFNVRIPGVPMTVIAADGQEVDEVEVDEFQIGVAETYDVIVAPPAGSHAIVAESMDRSGMGVASLTSHAGHIATPPPLREIPTLTMTDMGMGGGMMDHAAMGHDMEGMEGMDHSMRDTSLLPADVKAGPGMDMVAPMPSDRMNFPGLGLDEVEHRVLRYTDLRAKRMNPHREVDREMEIHLTGNMERYMWSFDGRKFTAVTDDPIRFGYDERVRVKLVNQTMMAHPIHLHGHFFELVNGADHMHQPLKHTVVVQPGGTATFDLTANEPGDWAFHCHLLYHMHAGMMQVVTVRPFPQNGRA
- a CDS encoding copper resistance protein B encodes the protein MRLFLLVPAALVAAPLHAQDHAGHGAPPAETASELDHCAMGHLPPEQCPPQDEAEEDHSAHGAMEDMAEDESAMPGMDHSAHEAAPDKSAPGAASETAVPPRAFEGPRHAADAVWGEAAMAPARAALARDSGGFRTGMVMIERFEARLAADGGADAFLWDAQGFYGGDINRFVIKTEGEGEFGGDLENAEAQALYSRAIGPFFDLQAGVRVDDAPDTRAHFVAGIQGLAPYMFELDAALFLSTEGDLTARIEAEYDQRITQLLILQPRIEVELAAQDIPERAIGAGFTKIEPGVRLRYEFRREFAPYLGIEYEAKAGRTADIARAAGEDPDGIRLLIGLRTWF
- a CDS encoding DUF1501 domain-containing protein — protein: MVHIGKAGEISRRAFMRRSGQLAMMGAASGYALGLAGLSDAAAFASGDGYKALVCVFLLGGNDHANTLIPFDAANYARYSAIRGGLPANGGIAIDRAALTGQVLSPLEEQTLTDDMQLALAPTMPRLKSRFDQGAMAPLLNVGPLIVPLTRAQFESENITSFPRPAKLFSHNDQQSTWQSGRPEGSTSGWGGRIGDLAASSNTNSMFTAINATGNAVFLSGDEVQPYGIAPAGAIEIGALGRNFYGSGAASDALRSLITAQGNHVFAADYATMNARSIQYSGFINDAISGVNLATDFGSGNSLASQLQIVARLIAGRNQLGVKRQVFLVATGGFDNHDGLIGTHEGLLAGVDFALDAFYRAMVEIGVADRVTTFTASDFGRTLSSNGDGSDHGWGSHHFVLGGAVRGGQFYGTAPTISVEDDGQVGQGRLLPTTSVDQYSATLAKWFGVSDAEIPLVSPNIGNFDEPDLGFMKEEAAQAG
- a CDS encoding DUF1800 domain-containing protein; the protein is MSDTLEQPEERIAAESGPAGSPEPSSNTQDEPAKPAGIAAPGTAALALGLATAACGGGGSGSPGGSASAGGGGGAAPPTVLKPQTDEEAARFALHAGLSVSPGDVLELRSEGYEAWLDREINQSIEQTAEQFLSGLGFEDVDDNQWFFRSDPADYMIWSQLLSGRNSVRKRIALALSEFFVVSVNNITIWPSSAIGAYWDILKSHAFGNFRDLIEAITLNAAMGVFLNTLGNQKADPTTGRVPDENYAREVMQLFSIGLFELNADGTVRTDGAGEPIETYTNDDVTGIAKVFTGYNYDYSGDIKFASPPSQPDLDVPEARLLRAPMTADPARRFPFGRDTHSLEEKRFLGTTIPAGTGAPESLRIAMDTLFNHPNVGPFFGRQMIQRLVTSNPSPDYVRRVAQAFDDNGSGVRGDLRAVFKAVLLDDEALSPASLTSTTFGKLREPMLRFAQWGRTFGARSDTGAWLMQNLSQSANRLGQSPLRSPSVFNFFRPGYTPANSQAAAADLVAPEFQIVNETTAASYINFMERTIDGRGGWMFDVRATYAQELDIVHDIDALLDRLDLLLTAGQLSQSTRTTIADALGATPVSPASSEAAKLAQIHRAVLLVMVSNDYLVQK
- a CDS encoding DUF6702 family protein, which translates into the protein MIRWLLALLAALVLALPASAHQQKTAISIVSHNARTGMLEVVHRVPLHDAEHALKRRGIAAPDIIGDIPSRREFVRYIAERFTVTHAGEPVAFTLLGSEIDGGSLVIYQEAPSPGPGARLTVRSLILTDVWARQENRVNIGSGTEVETLIFRAGDPAKGATLQ